The Salvia miltiorrhiza cultivar Shanhuang (shh) chromosome 1, IMPLAD_Smil_shh, whole genome shotgun sequence genome has a window encoding:
- the LOC131020534 gene encoding uncharacterized protein LOC131020534, translating into MAAQSKKKKNQKGYAEETGDSPVKKKQKRISLPGIVIREPISGQVKGPRTIQQDKNKGKGKIILDPDSAKVKKSCTLQQYKNKNPDQMIEGECSKAAERKKNKGKRMLSEEDKNEESESSDDDDFEVVHPRVQIANLMDVRCKRRGVKENFPKKKKVRQIMASVPGLRTRTSPASLFKKISLMNEAKKQAVRDMGFGSVLQLGVRKLPGKLAFWVVEHFDCKSCSIVVGGNQGIRVDEDDVYRVYGFPKGKKEIEIFERKHRSPLYDEWLAFFEDSTKDDIKITHVLDVMIERVDADIWFKRHFIIAMACCLIESMTNGTVHPYILNCLHDMDKLREWNWGAYVLDSACDQRLSWDKNKKKVFAGPALFLTVHIVVVYFFLILFCWFVI; encoded by the exons ATGGCTGCtcaatccaaaaagaaaaagaatcagAAAG GTTATGCTGAGGAAACAGGTGATTCCCCTGTCAAAAAGAagcaaaagagaatttcacttCCTGGTATAGTTATTCGAG AACCGATTTCTGGCCAAGTGAAGGGACCACGTACAATTCAACAAGATAAAAATaagggaaaaggaaaaataattttag ATCCCGACTCTGCCAAAGTAAAGAAATCGTGTACATTGCAACAATATAAAAACAAGAATCCAGATCAAATGATTGAAG GTGAGTGTTCCAAGGCAGCTGAacggaaaaaaaataaaggaaaaagaatgtTGAGTGAAG AGGACAAAAATGAAGAAAGCGAGAGTTCAGATGACGATGATTTTGAGGTTGTGCATCCAAGGGTTCAAATCGCGAACCTCATGGATGTACGGTGCAAACGAAGAGGAGTGAAGGAAAACTTTCCGAAGAAAAAAAAGGTCAGACAGATTATGGCATCTGTTCCAGGTCTGAGAACACGGACTTCGCCAGCATCACTGTTCAAGAAAATTAGCTTGATGAATGAAGCTAAAAAACAAGCAGTACGTGACATGGGATTTGGGTCCGTATTGCAGTTAGGTGTGAGAAAATTACCTGGAAAACTAGCTTTCTGGGTAGTCGAGCATTTCGACTGCAAGAGCTGTTCAATTGTGGTGGGTGGTAATCAAGGTATAAGGGTTGATGAAGATGACGTGTATAGAGTTTATGGTTTTCCAAAAGGCAAAAAGGAAATTGAGATATTCGAGAGAAAACATAGAAGTCCTCTGTATGATGAGTGGTTGGCATTCTTTGAAGATTCAACTAAGGATGACATAAAGATCACACATGTGTTGGACGTGATGATAGAAAGGGTTGATGCAGATATATGGTTCAAAAGACATTTCATAATTGCCATGGCATGTTGTTTGATTGAGAGCATGACCAATGGGACAGTGCATCCTTACATTCTGAATTGTCTTCATGATATGGACAAACTAAGAGAGTGGAATTGGGGGGCCTATGTTCTGGACAGTGCATGTGATCAGAGACTTTCATgggacaaaaataaaaagaaagttTTTGCAGGACCAGCCTTGTTCTTGACGGTACATATTGTtgtagtttatttttttttaattttgttttgttgGTTTGTTATTTAA
- the LOC131021331 gene encoding uncharacterized protein LOC131021331, whose translation MLSNIFFFKNLLCLYVDRIQVFGSPSRREFPIISNWTTSTLLKRQKKELVNSYFGGGRLRTPIKLPDEYQIQHETDGRNLADEQPKKSSTDGYGQHINLGLRIMQEAVAIAVENASRIENFKKLVSTATTLDLNDQTFKDNVITACKMLRIEININELSKAQDETNIGVDKNQDQQLDSNDMSIKDTGMPASDINELSKAQDETNIGVDKNQDQPLDSNDMSLKDTGMPASDMLGVEMNINPVEKSQDPANIFLYDDPIFESELVDLVDKASAESDTSKTKHFECAFDIPMFDLHFTPLDPTKEHDNTYQQKESLEVAGIERNDGYQTMTGNNVKDVHANNVDVSKIKEKPLRDKDTSSADLGLNKDSDMQKAVEVKNNKGNEPLTYISAYGVRIRGKPAASIGSPLGDVGKGKEASSGKNVGVPKDDQTARGTDAVVLQKKTSSGGDRLPLIPVNSNIMTGTARNTITSKRTMLAKGAKFRSPFCQREISTTKNLTKCEKELGIYAMYKDTRDWKEVLFGFKDTEVNRFNMLSMRTGSPIANDIVNAWAIILNDRENFRSDLSPLRFFASTNLYVDCIEANGISYDNQRSTFFILMTMEIQEYHQNKINLIDMYFFPVYRKGLYYAVCVDLRKGRVFVLDSALDITANEENDIYEEVCNTFKKLLSDLLKYNNEEQKAKIVMNSKMHVVKMKWADPHNTIDTGLYLMRHLEMFMGDASASWKCQFLSTPQRQLRIMRVRYGAAMINWDGNKVKGNIVVQASRVYQDLSKKPEFDADNLLLN comes from the exons ATGTTGtctaacatatttttttttaaaaatttattgtgCCTTTACGTCGATCGCATACAGGTTTTCGGATCACCATCAAGGAGAGAATTTCCTATCATTTCAAATTGGACTACGTCCACTTTGTTGAAAAGGCAAAAGAAAGAATTGGTTAACAGTTACTTTGGTGGTGGAAGACTTAGAACACCGATTAAGCTTCCTGATGAATATCAGATTCAGCATGAAACGGATGGGAGGAATTTGGCAGACGAACAGCCGAAGAAATCAAGTACAGATGGATATGGACAACATATCAATCTGGGACTGAGAATCATGCAAGAAGCAGTAGCAATAGCAGTAGAGAACGCATCTAGGAttgagaattttaaaaaattggtgaGCACGGCAACGACTTTGGATTTGAATGACCAGACGTTTAAGGATAACGTCATAACAGCTTGTAAGATGTTGAGAATCGAGATCAATATCAATGAATTGAGTAAAGCTCAAGATGAGACAAACATTGGGGTGGATAAAAATCAAGATCAGCAACTTGATTCGAATGACATGTCCATTAAGGATACCGGTATGCCAGCTTCTGATATCAATGAATTGAGTAAAGCTCAAGATGAGACAAACATTGGGGTGGATAAAAATCAAGATCAGCCACTTGATTCGAATGACATGTCCCTTAAGGATACCGGTATGCCTGCTTCTGATATGTTGGGAGTTGAGATGAATATCAATCCAGTAGAAAAATCTCAAGATCCGGCTAACATATTTCTGTATGATGATCCAATATTCGAAAGCGAATTAGTTGATCTTGTGGACAAAGCATCTGCCGAGTCTGATACTTCGAAGACAAAGCACTTCGAGTGTGCTTTTGATATTCCCATGTTTGATTTGCACTTCACTCCTCTAGACCCGACAAAGGAACATGATAACACATATCAACAGAAg GAATCTTTGGAGGTGGCTGGAATTGAGCGGAACGATGGATACCAGACAATGACGGGGAATAACGTCAAG GATGTCCATGCAAATAATGTGGATGTGTCGAAGATCAAAGAAAAACCTCTAAGGGACAAG GATACAAGCTCGGCGGATCTGGGATTGAATAAGGATAGTGATATGCAAAAAGCTGTTGAG GTTAAGAATAACAAAGGCAATGAGCCTTTAACTTATATTAGTGCATACGGAGTTAGAATCAGGGGAAAGCCGGCAGCAAGTATAGGATCCCCTTTGGGTGATGTTGGAAAG GGGAAAGAAGCAAGCTCTGGTAAGAACGTGGGAGTGCCGAAAGATGATCAGACGGCTAGAGGGACTGATGCagtg GTACTTCAAAAGAAGACAAGTTCAGGTGGTGATCGTTTGCCACTAATCCCAGTTAACTCAAAT ATCATGACTGGAACAGCACGTAATACCATCACTTCAAAGAGGACAATGTTGGCGAAAGGAGCAAAATTTCGATCACCATTTTGTCAAAGGGAAATTTCAACAACGAAGAATCTAACCAAATGTGAGAAGGAGTTGGGTATATACGCTATGTACAAAGACACGCGTGATTG GAAGGAGGTATTGTTCGGATTCAAAGATACAGAGGTTAATCGTTTTAACATGCTATCAATGAGGACGGGTTCCCCAATAGCGAATGATATTGTGAACGCGTGGGCAATTATACTGAACGATAGAGAAAATTTTCGATCAGATTTGTCTCCATTGCGATTTTTTGCCAGTACCAATTTATAT GTGGACTGTATTGAAGCCAATGGAATATCATACGACAATCAGAGATCCACATTCTTTATTTTGATGACCATGGAGATACAAGAGTACCaccaaaacaaaataaaccTCATAGATATG TACTTTTTCCCAGTATACAGAAAAGGTTTATACTATGCCGTGTGTGTGGATCTTCGGAAGGGACGTGTGTTTGTGTTGGATAGTGCACTGGACATTACTGCTAATGAAGAAAATGACATATATGAGGAAGTGTGCAATACTTTT AAAAAACTTTTGTCGGATTTACTAAAATACAATAATGAAGAGCAGAAAGCAAAAATAGTGATGAATTCAAAGATGCATGTTGTGAAGATGAAATGGGCAGATCCACATAACACTATAGATACTGGCTTGTATCTAATGAGGCATTTGGAGATGTTTATGGGCGACGCGAGTGCTAGTTGGAAGTGTCAGTTCTTATCGACACCGCAAAGACAGTTGCGGATAATGCGTGTACGTTATGGTGCGGCAATGATCAATTGGGATGGCAATAAAGTGAAAGGGAATATTGTGGTTCAAGCATCAAGAGTTTATCAGGACTTAAGTAAAAAGCCAGAGTTCGACGCCGACAACCTGTTGCTTAATTGA
- the LOC131022137 gene encoding protein FAR1-RELATED SEQUENCE 5-like → MENTEPDSGEREDARTIPQDKSNGKANLIEALLFVNKPDYGEGEGARTIPQDKSKGKAKLIEEPDYGEGEGARTIPQDKSKGKAKLIEVPVNDSDDDSHEDLFFPECDDSLKPRVGLVFPTLEVAEEFYDNYAKDCGFETRKGSIRRTKDGTIRKRWMYCNREGGYYKIVTFNEGHTHTMIPECSRQFMMTNRKVGDVQQMIIQSAVKANIGPMKSFRFYKELVGKYDDVGCTSRDFRNYTRDLKGYTKGSDADMLIQEFKKKQQYCDSFKFYYELHEGMNRIRCLFWADDVSIRNYNLFGEAVSFDATYNTNRYKMIFAPFTGKDNHGRCVSFGAALMFREDENAYAWVLERFKECMGSAPTMLITDQDPALRKAVASVWPDTKHRFCMWHITMKVKEKLPNSLMDNSDLRAKLDNIIWTDNDEPTIFEEKWRDFIEEYELSENRWFNDMYEDRALWIPAYFRDIRMSGLFRTTSLSESENSFFRQYLNKNSDLLMLYMNFNSAMDYQRHTYHKVTYDDETCAPVLKTNVALETHASTLYTSTVFKDVQDEIEASKDTCMMFGVSYNGEDCTYSVDDLHDGKFKVVYEAGEDYLSCSCKLFIRKGLLCRHIFVVLRYRKASKIPDKYILPRWCKLSRLSPQYAALYLAEPSSQINSTFGNQRLFVLLTETLGYVNGNEELTNRLFLKLTEVRDEFKELCRPDQGSSSQLNNFEQFYGSSIPEVPSVLPPLASKTKGSGAGGRRKSHAEKAMLLAQKPLRLCRKCNRKCHHDSRNCPGKDGDVDV, encoded by the exons ATGGAGAACACCg aaccTGATTCTGGCGAAAGAGAGGACGCACGTACAATTCCTCAAGATAAAAGCAATGGTAAAGCAAATTTAATCGAAGCTTTGTTATTTGTTAACA aacCTGATTATGGCGAAGGAGAGGGCGCACGTACAATTCCTCAAGATAAAAGCAAGGGTAAAGCAAAATTAATCGAAG aacCTGATTATGGCGAAGGAGAGGGCGCACGTACAATTCCTCAAGATAAAAGCAAGGGTAAAGCAAAATTAATCGAAG TGCCTGTTAATGATTCCGATGATGATTCGCATGAAGATTTGTTTTTTCCTGAATGCGATGATTCTCTGAAACCCCGGGTTGGTCTAGTATTTCCTACTTTGGAAGTTGCAGAGgaattttatgataattatgCTAAGGATTGTGGATTTGAAACTAGAAAAGGCTCAATCAGACGAACGAAGGATGGAACGATTCGCAAGAGGTGGATGTATTGCAATCGTGAAG GTGGATATTATAAGATTGTCACATTCAATGAAGGTCACACTCATACTATGATCCCTGAATGTAGTCGTCAATTCATGATGACCAATAGGAAAGTTGGTGATGTTCAGCAAATGATTATCCAATCTGCCGTAAAAGCAAATATTGGTCCAATGAAAAGTTTTCGATTTTACAAGGAGCTTGTTGGAAAGTATGACGATGTTGGATGCACTAGCAGAGACTTCAGGAATTATACTCGCGATTTGAAGGGTTATACTAAGGGCTCTGATGCAGATATGTTGATTCAAGAATTTAAGAAGAAACAACAATATTGTGATTCATTTAAGTTCTATTACGAGCTTCATGAAGGGATGAATAGGATACGTTGTTTGTTTTGGGCCGATGATGTATCCATCAGAAACTACAACTTGTTTGGTGAAGCCGTTTCGTTTGATGCTACATACAACACGAACag GTACAAAATGATATTCGCGCCATTCACTGGAAAAGACAATCACGGCAGATGTGTCTCGTTTGGAGCTGCTCTCATGTTTCGCGAAGATGAAAATGCTTATGCTTGGGTTTTGGAAAGATTTAAGGAGTGCATGGGTTCTGCTCCTACAATGTTGATCACTGATCAAGATCCGGCATTGAGGAAGGCAGTTGCATCTGTTTGGCCTGATACAAAACACAGATTTTGTATGTGGCATATAACCATGAAGGTTAAAGAAAAGTTGCCAAATAGTTTGATGGACAATTCTGATTTGAGGGCCAAACTCGACAATATAATATGGACCGACAATGATGAGCCGACTATTTTCGAGGAGAAGTGGAGAGATTTTATTGAGGAATACGAATTATCCGAAAACAGATGGTTTAATGACATGTATGAGGATCGTGCATTATGGATTCCTGCGTATTTCAGAGATATACGTATGAGTGGGTTATTTCGCACTACGTCTTTATCGGAGAGCGAAAATAGTTTTTTTCGGCAGTACTTGAACAAGAATTCAGATCTCTTGATGTTATATATGAATTTCAACAGCGCAATGGACTATCAACGTCATACATACCATAAGGTTACATATGATGATGAGACTTGTGCGCCAGTTTTGAAAACTAATGTTGCTTTGGAGACTCATGCATCTACTCTTTACACAAGCACTGTATTCAAGGATGTACAGGATGAGATTGAAGCATCTAAGGACACTTGCATGATGTTTGGTGTCTCATATAATGGTGAAGATTGCACATATTCCGTGGATGATTTACATGATGGAAAATTCAAAGTTGTTTATGAGGCTGGTGAAGACTATTTATCGTGTTCCTGTAAGCTGTTCATCAGGAAAGGTCTCTTATGCCGTCACATCTTCGTGGTATTACGCTACCGTAAAGCCTCAAAAATACCAGATAAATACATTCTTCCTCGCTGGTGTAAGTTGAGCAGATTGTCCCCACAGTACGCTGCTCTTTATTTAGCAGAACCTTCGTCACAAATAAACTCAACTTTTGGGAACCAACGCTTATTTGTATTATTGACAGAGACTCTTGGTTATGTAAATGGTAATGAAGAGTTGACGAATCGTTTGTTTCTGAAACTAACTGAAGTACGTGACGAGTTCAAGGAGCTTTGCAGGCCTGACCAAGGTTCGTCATCCCAGCTgaataattttgaacaattTTATGGTTCATCTATTCCTGAGGTACCTTCTGTTCTACCACCATTGGCATCGAAAACTAAAGGTAGCGGAGCAGGTGGGCGTAGGAAATCACATGCAGAGAAGGCCATGTTATTAGCTCAGAAACCCTTGCGCCTTTGCAGGAAATGCAACCGTAAGTGTCACCATGATTCGAGGAATTGTCCTGGCAAAGATGGAGATGTggatgtataa
- the LOC131007282 gene encoding RING-H2 finger protein ATL2-like codes for MDEKNQDSIGYAFKGKIMISSIAILFFACFVIVAFHVCRRRRSDRHLRRVTSPAAAPLPAASRGLDPLAVSSLPTFAYKSENQESPPECAVCLSEFEEGETGRILPECNHCFHVDCIDAWLRSHIHCPLCRNRVKAGSPPDCAVVSIHELEGAVQGSGSGLSQAGEGDGCPPSSSEDPDIPTRRDMNKSEGAPDPDRTLNQDPGFRVARFWL; via the coding sequence ATGGACGAGAAAAATCAAGATTCGATCGGATACGCCTTCAAGGGTAAGATCATGATCTCATCCATCGCCATACTTTTCTTCGCCTGCTTCGTCATAGTCGCATTCCAcgtctgccgccgccgccgctccgacCGCCATCTCCGCCGCGTCACCTCTCCCGCCGCCGCCCCGCTACCTGCCGCCTCTCGGGGCCTCGATCCCCTCGCCGTCAGCTCGCTTCCCACTTTCGCCTACAAATCGGAGAATCAAGAATCTCCGCCGGAATGCGCCGTGTGCTTGTCGGAGTTCGAGGAGGGAGAAACGGGTCGGATCCTACCCGAATGCAACCACTGTTTCCACGTTGACTGTATCGACGCGTGGCTCCGATCTCACATCCATTGCCCGCTCTGCAGAAACCGGGTTAAGGCCGGTAGCCCGCCCGATTGTGCAGTGGTCTCCATACATGAACTGGAGGGTGCAGTTCAAGGGTCGGGTTCCGGGTTGAGTCAGGCTGGCGAAGGCGATGGATGCCCTCCTTCCTCATCGGAGGATCCGGATATTCCAACGCGGCGAGATATGAATAAAAGTGAAGGGGCTCCGGATCCGGATCGGACGTTGAACCAGGATCCGGGTTTCCGGGTGGCTCGATTCTGGTTGTAA